The nucleotide sequence GTCAGATAAAGAGTACAGCCATATCATTGCTGCACTGTAAAGATAGGTAGAGAGTTATTACGGTAATTGCTGGTATAACTCTCTACTTGGAATGATGAATTAAGCTACAACTTAAACTCGAGCTCATCTTTTGCTGTATTGTTTAGCTGTCGCTTAGCCTGACTTAGTATCTCAACCAGGTTAGACACTAGGTAATCTCGAAACTTGTCTTTTCCAAGTGTGCGCTCATAAGCATCACTACTTAAGAATCGGCTCATCTCTTTATCGAACTCTTTACCGTGCACAATATCTTTGATAGAAGCGATTCTGTCATCCAGCATTTGGGTAAAATTCTTAATCTTGTAGTCAGCTATCTTCTTCTCGATTAGGTCCTTGTCTATGTTTGCACCTTCTTGCTTTAACCACATTAGATCCCAAATATCTCTGTGACGCACATATCGCTTAGTTGCAGGAAGAGAGATAATCTTGTTAGCCATGACTTCATCTAAAGACTCTACATACACAAGCGTATCCCTGTAACCGTCAGGTAAGAATTCGTAGTTCTGCTTTAGCGGTAGTGGCGATTTAGTGTAAGCAGGAATATTAGCCACTTCGAGTTTAATTCTCTGCTTGGCAATATCTTTTTGTTCCGGTGCAGTGATGATAGCAATCTGCCACTTATCAATTCTTAGCTCTGCGTATTTAGGGTCTTCTTTTAAGGCGTTCGGTTCTTTTACCGTCACCTCCAGGCCGTATCTGTTACCGATATACTTTTCGATGACATCTTTCATTTTGGAAAGCGATTTTGTATTGAAGTCATACCCACCAGCAAAATCAAGATCTTCACTGTATCGACTAGAGCCATAGCATAGCCGCAGACTGGTACCGCCCTGAAATACAACATCATCCAGCATCCCAGCCTGATCGAGCGCAAACAGGATGTCGTAATGCAACAGTTCTTTTTCGATTACTGGCTGATTATGAGCCCGGCTATCTGAACTATCTCCGGTCTTGCTTGCTTCTACAGCTTTAGCTACCAAGGCTTTAAAGTCTTCCTGTTCAGTCGTCATACATTGCCTCCATATCGATCAAATGGGTATTTCTACCCACACGCTTAAGATCTCTTAGTGCTGCTGTCTTTTTGGCCATTTTAAGTGGCCTGTCAGCTTGGAAGATATCATCAAGGATACTTTTAATAGAACGCTTAGTGTGGGTGAACTCAATGACACCGTAATTGGTTTTGTATACTCCCTTAACACCAGTGGTCATCAGAGTCAGCCTATCGATTGGGATTTGGGAAATCACCCCATATGCCGACAGTGCCGATTCCAGGCTCACGTAATTGAATTCACCACGTCTCAGTGCGGTAGCGATTAAATCAAGGGTTTTCGCAGTGTATCTATGCCGGGATAAACTATAGACATAAACACCTCTCGCTACGCGCTCCAGAACAGCGCTCTTAACAAGCCTGGCAAGGCTGTCATTTAGTGACCGTAGTGAGTCTTCGTGAAAAATCTTTACCAGGTCTCTATGTAAGAATACGTATCTGCCTTTGGCATCAAGCTCACTTAGTCTATTGATTGCGATTTCTTGTTTCATAATTAAGTGGTGAGTTATTACGCTTATAGGTAGTATAACTACCTACTTATTGTTCTTCAATTTTAATAAGTGGAGAGTTATTACGGTAATATGCGGTATTACTTACCACTTAGGTAAACGTGGGTATGAAAGGCTTAGCGAGTAATTGCAAAGTATCCTTGTGGGGGAGTCGCTTTGACTCTTACGATACCCAGTTATATGTCTGCCACAACTTCAGCCAACGCCTCATTAACCGCCACCGGAACAAACTGTGCAACATCGCCCCCATGAATAGCAGTTTCACGCACAATCGTAGATGAGATAAAGGTGTACTGCTCAGAAGGAGTAAGAAACACACTTTCCAGATTTGGTGATAGGCGGCGGTACATATTAGTCAGGCCGAACTCATACTCAAAGTCGATGGTTGTTCTTAATCCGCGGATTAGAATGTTGGACTGCTCCTGGTTGGCAAAGTCAACCAGAAGGCCGGAGAAACCTTTTGCTGAAACGTTAGGCAGATCCTTTGTCACTTCTTTAGCTAACTCAACACGCTGCTCCAGTGAAAACAGAGTCTTTTTAGATGGGCTGGCAGCCACGGCGATAAGCACTTCATCAAACATTTTGGCTGCACGTTCAATCAAATCCAGATGTCCGTTAGTAATAGGATCGAAGGTGCCGGGATAAAGTACTTTGGTGAATCTTTTCTCTGTCACAGGGCTAATCTCAAGATATCTATGAAAAACTGGGTTAAATACTAACAAAAATACTCAAAATTACCTATTTAACTGGGTATTATGTCGTTGGAATTGATGGTATTCAGTGAACAGGCAATAAAATGAAAAAAATCCTCGTAATCCGTAACGACAAAATCGGCGACTTTATGCTGGCGTGGCCAAGCTTCGCTATGCTGAAAAAATCCTTACCTGAATGCCATATTACTGCACTGGTTCCCAAATATACGGTTCAACTGGCAGAGCTGTGCCCCTGGATTGATTCCGTTTTGGTTGATCCGACCAAAAACGGACCAAAGCAGGAACAGACAAAATTAATCGAAGAGATTAAAGCCAATAATTTTGATGCCTCAATCAACCTGTTTTCAACAACCTACAATGCATTATTAGTCTGGAAAGCAAGAATTCCATACCGTCTGGCACCGGCAACTAAACTGGCGCAGATCTTTTATAACCGCAGGATTAAACAAAAGCGTTCTCAGTCAGCTAAGCCTGAGTTTGAATACAACTTGGACCTAATCAGGGCATTCTTAAAAGACACCGGCCATCAGATTGCAGAACCAGAAGCACCTTATCTGACTTTTGCACCTGAAGAACTTACCGCGCAGAAACAGAAACTGTCAGAACAGCTCTCCATCAGCACAGATAAAAAATGGCTGTTTATTCATGCAGGAAGCGGTGGTTCGGCAAATAACCTTTCCCTTGAGCAGTATGCTGCTCTGGTAACCGGTATTGATGCAGATAAAGAAATTGTTCTGACAGCAGGTCCGGGAGAAGAGCAAAAAGCTCATGAACTAAAAGAACTGATTGAAAAAAAGGGTAGCTCAGCAGCGGTTTACGATAAAAACGACGGGCTGGTGGATTTCTCCCGCTCTATCGCATGTGCAGATACCTTTATTGCAGGCTCCACAGGCCCGCTTCATATTGCAGCTGCTATAGATGTACCGACAGTTGGCTTTTTCCCGAGAAAGCGCTCAGCAACGCCGCTGCGCTGGAATCCGATAAACTCAGAGGGAAGACATATCGCATTCTGTCCACCAGAGGCGGAAGATAAAGATAAGCAGGTGGATATGAGCCTTATCGATATCAATAAGGCTCTGGAAGAGATTAATCCCTGGGCGGCTCAGTACTTGTCCTGATCCAGAGATCAGCGTACTTCACAAAGGTGGAGTGCGCTGACAACAGCGAAAGCAGAAAGCCTTGCTTACCATCTAAGAAACCAGCCTTAAGCACATACATTTTCAGAAAGCAGGTAATGGCATGGATAATTCCCTGGCTGATGCTGCTCTTCTTACCTTTTTTCTCTCTCTGCTCTGCCCAGGCTTTTGCGTACCCGGCAGACTTCACCAGATAGTGATTCATATCGTTGTAGGTATAGTGGATGGCATCTCCGCTCAGGTTTTCCACCTGCATATCAGAAGAGACTTCCACCTTTTCATGTACCAGAGCATCGTTGTACTGAGTCAGCTTAGTCGGGTAAAGCCTTAAAACTCTGTCCGGATACCAGCCACAGTGACGGATATAGCGTCCAAACACCCAGCTTAAGCGGGCAAAGCGATAAAGTGTATTTGGCTTATTGGCTTCAACTGCCTTCAGAATGCTTTCTTTTAGTTCTGGAGTGACACGCTCATCGGCATCAAGCCAGAGCACATAATCAGATTCGATATGAGACTGAGCCAGCCTTCTCTGAGGGCCAAAGCCCGGCCACTGCTCATTCACAAAGAACTTGTCCGTATACTGGCGTGCAATAACCTCGGTATCATCCGTACTGCCGGAGTCGAGAATCACAATCTCATCAACCCAGCCCTTAACGGTTTCCAGGCAGGCTTTAAGGTGCTGTGACTCGTTTTTAACAATCAATGCAACGGCTAAAGTCGGTTTATTCACTGAGATACCTCGGTAGTATTTGGCTTATCTGTTCTTAGAGAGTAATCACTTACTATTTTATCAAACATTGCAATAACGTCATCAGACTGAATGCGGTTCATAGCGCTCTTATCTTTTACCCGCGCTCTCCAGCTAAGCTCCTGGCTTGCCTTGCCTGTTTCCGCTTTGATAGCTTCTTCATAGGCAGAGACAACGTATTGCCTGTACTGATAAGGTCCGGTTCTGTCCGGATTATGGTGAGCATACAGACCAAGCACTGGCGTATTCACCGCATTCGCCATATGAGCAGGGCCAGTGTCTGGGGCGATAACCAGATCCGCCAAATCCAGCAGGGCAAGCATCTCCTTCAGGCTGCTTTTGCCAACCAGATTTAACACCGGCTTATTCAGAGACTTTTCTATCTGCTCAGCCAGATCAACCTCCACCTGAGCCGGGCTACCCGCCAGAATAATATGCCAGCCCAGAGACTGAGCATGATGAATAACATCAACATACCCCTGAGCATTCCAGTTCTTATAGGCCTTACTGGCAGCTGGCACGATAACCAGATTTCGTTTATCAGGTATAGCCTGCCCGGTTGCCCATTGCCAGTCGGAATCTGAATAGGTAATAGACCACTGAGGCGTTATATCCTCAATGCCCAGTGTAGAGCAGAATGCCAGTAATCCATCCAGCACATGGGTTTTATTAGGAGAGGGCACTTTGACATTGGTAAACAGCGTCTGAAAATCCTGACTGCGCGCAGAGTCAAAACCAAGCTTATATTTCGCTTTTATCCCAAGGGTCGCAATACTTGCCCGAAAGGCATACTGCATATGCAGCAGAGCATCAAAACGACGGCCTTTAAGCTGAGCCCAAAGAGCCCGATACCCCTTCCACCCTTGTTTCTTATCAAAGGTAACAACTTCAATTCCTTCCAGATCATGAATAAGCTGAGCCTCCAGCTTACCGGTAATCCAGGTGATCTTAGTTTCCGGCCACTGACGCTGAATAGCCTGCACCGCAGCAACGGTATTACACACATCGCCAATGGCGGATAACCGGAGGATACACAGGGACTCTGGGGGAGAAGAGAACAGGGGCATATAGTAATTTCGCTATTTATCTGATTGTTGGGAATTATGCAGGTCGGGTAGGTAAATGTAAAATATTAAGACGCCAGTCTGTGGGCAGCAGGCTTTTCCAGCAAACTTCAACATCACGGCCATTTTAGGTTTTGTTATCTCAGAAATTTTAAGATTTACAATGCACAATAAAATAGCCTTAAAGTGCTATTATGACTATTTTATTAGTCATTTTATTGGTTTTTATTGTTGAGCTAAGTAGGATGCTATAGAGTTAGAAGAGCGGAAAACTAACCCTGGTGGCATTATGAGTAAGACTAATTACAGTTTCAGCAAACAAACTATGGTTGCACTTGAACACTTCTCAGGCTTACTTAGTGTTGCTCGCAAAAATAAGTCTATGACTGTTGTAGAGTTGTCGGACAAGTTAGGAGTATCAAGAACCACGGCAACAAGTATGTTAAAGGGTTCTCCTACCGTAAACATTGGACTCTATTTCGAAGCAGCAAGGATATTGGGAGTTAGCCTTTTTGATCAGGAACCATCAAGGTTAGAGGTAAGCAAAAGGAAAACTCAGCAGGTTGAGTCATTGCTGCCAAAGCGAGTCCGGGTTAAGAAAAGGGAGCTAGATAATGACTTCTGAACAGCTTTGTTATGTCTGGAAATGGTTAAAAGGTAGCACAGAGCCAGTGCCAGCAGGCGTCATAAGCGTAAATGACGATGGGGAGATGAGTTTTCGCTACGGTCGGAAATATCTGGAGCGTAAAGACAAAGAACCCATCTATGCAGAAGAGCTTCCGCTGGTCGATGAGACTTTTTTTGCCAGAGACATAGAGCTCAACAATTTCTCTTCCATTCGTGATGCTGCCCCTGATGCCTGGGGTAGAAGGGTTATTCACAGTAAGCTCGAGATGGATCCGAATGAGCTCTTAAGCGAGATGACCTATATGATGAACTCTTCATCTGATCGTATAGGCTCAATTGATTTCCAGTCTTCTCCAACTGAATTCGTACCAAGAGGTGAAGAACAGGCAACGTTAGAGGAGCTTCAATCTGCTGCTGATATAATCTTATCGGGTAACAAGCTGCCGGTTGAACTTGATAAAGCCCTATTGCATGGAACCTCATTGGGCGGTGCCCGTCCCAAAGCAATGATTATTGACGCTTCAACCAAGTACATTGCTAAATTTTCTGCATCCAACGATACCTATGACATTGTTAAGTCGGAATATATAGCGATGAAACTGGCAAAACTCTGTGGTATCAATGTGGCTGAGGTAAAGCTTGTTCATTCTGCTGGCAAAGATGCATTACTGGTGAAGCGCTTTGATCGTACAGAGTTGGAGGGTAAAGGCTGGATGCGGCACTCCATGATTTCAGGGTTAACGGTTCTTGGCTTAGATGAGAGCCTTGCTCATTATTGTAGCTACCCTGAACTTGTTGAGAAGATGCAGCGCCTCTGTAAATTTTTCAGTCAGGATGCGCGAGAGCTATATAAGCGTGTTGTGTTTAATGTTCTGGTTGGAAACACAGATGATCATGCTCGAAATCATGCTTTTTTTGTAGATGGTGAGCAACTTAACCTAACCCCCGCTTATGATATATGTCCACAAAGCAGGACTGGGGGAGAAGCCGGTCACGGCATGATTATCGTTGGTAACTCTAATAAATCTTCCATTGAGAATTGCCTAAAATCAGCTCCAACTTTCCATATCAAGAGAGATGATGCTATTGAGATAATTAGTCAGCAAATTACGGTGATCAACGGCAACTTTGGACTGCTTTGTGATGAAATAGACTTATCTGATGCAGGAAGAAGATTGTTGTGGAAGAGGGCCATTCTTAATGACTATATATTTTACGGTAATGAAGATTTTAAGGAGTTGGTAACTTTTTCTTTGTAGCATGTTTCTGAGAACTTTATGTGCTGCAGAGTGAATAGCAACCATGGATGATAAATTGAAAGTAATAAAATCAAAAAAACAACACATCTGGTACAACGAAGAGCTGCTAAAAGAGTCTCCGGAATGTTGCTTTGACCCTGAATTCTGGAAGCAACAGAACAAAGTAATCGGCAGTGCTGAGGGCAGGGGAACAACCTGGTTTGTGCAGACAGAAACCATCCCTGCAGCATTAAGACATTACCGCCGTGGTGGCCTGTTCGGTAAGCTGGTTAAAGACCATTACCTGTTCAGTGGTTGGGAGCAGACCCGCAGCTATCAGGAGTTTCAGCTGCTGCTTAAGTTAATTGAAGCCGGAGTTCATGTTCCAAAACCTATCGCTGCCAGAGCTTGCAAGCGTAACTTCTGTTATCAAGCGGATTTACTAAGTGAAAAAATCGCCAACGCCCGCGATCTTGTTTCTATTTTGCAGAAAAAAGCAATTTCAAAAGAGCTTTATCAGAAAATCGGTACTGAGATTCGTAAGATGCATGATGCGCAGGTTAATCATACTGATCTTAATATTCACAATATTTTGATTGATGATCAGGAGAAGGTGTGGATTATTGATTTTGATAAGTGTTGTGTGCAGGGGGGGGGGAGTTGGAAGTTGGGGAATTTGGAGCGGTTGAAGAGATCGTTTACCAAAGAGGTTGGTAAGCGGGGAATAAATTGGAATCAAGAAGATTGGAAAGTTTTGGTTGGCATCTATTCTTCTTGAGGCCGAAAAAAGTATATAGATTACACTGCTTTGAAAAGATAAGATGAAAGGTCTTAAATAAGTTTTGGCTTGGGATGTTTGTAATGCGGATTTTATTTATATGCCCTAATTGGGCGAGTTTAGCGACACCGGTACTTTCAGAGATGAAAAGGCAGGGGCATGATGTGGTTCATCTTGACCATAAAGACTTCTCTAGCTTTAGCTATGACAATAGTGCGCATCGTATGCTGTCCAAAGCATATCAATTGATCTGTAAAAAGAACTATAAGCACGTTAGAACAAAAGAACAGGTCTCACGGACAATTGATAGTTTCTTTATTGCCAGGGAACCGTTTGATGCAATCATTATGACAGAGCCCAATCTATTTGAACGTTCTCAGTTGGAAGAGCTAAAGAAGCATACTCGATACCTGGTAGCTACACTTTGGGATAGCTTAACAAAGTCACCAGATAATGGTTACGACTTGGACTTATTTGATTATAAATTTAGCTATGATGAAGAAGACTGCAAAAATCATAATTTATTAAAAATAAATAATTATCTAGATGCTTCTTGGCAAAGCAATAAAGCATATGATAAGTGTGAATATGATGCGTTTGCTATTATGAGCTTTACTAAAGAAAGGTATAAAAAAGTCGTGGCTTTTTTAGATGCAAACCCTCAAATTACACCTGATATTTTGTTTTATATTGATAATAAAAGAAAAAGAAAATATATCACGGATAAAAGAATCAAGGTTGTGGAAAAATTATTACTTGGGGATGAACTAAGTGAGAGGCTTGAAAGCTCAAAAGCATTTCTCGATATTCTTCAGGGGCATCAAACGGGACTATCATTTAGAGCTTATGAAGCTATGGGTTATAAAAGAAAGCTAATAACAAATAATGACAGTATCAAGGGCTATGATTTCTACAATAGTGATAATATAGCGATTGTTGGAGAAGATCTCCGGTTGCCAGGTGAATTTTTCTCTAGTGAATATAATGAAATTCCAGAAAGTATCACTCAGGGTTATACAGTGTCTTCATGGGTGAGCCATGTCTTAGGAAAACTCAACTAAGTTATAACACGTTAAGCTCGTCGCTCATTTACTAAGAAAATGGTAAATGAGCGACTCTTTATATCTTTATCTTTTGAGGAGTATATTTTTCAAGTTTACATAAAGTATCCTCCAGAAAAGAAATAGAGCTACTAATGTTTGCTGATGCGGTTAAGCCTTCAAACTGGGAGGCATTGTATTCCCACCACTTTAAATGTAATAGCCTTTCAATCTCTTTGTCAGAGAATCTGTATCGTATTACTTTTGCAGGAATACCTCCCACAATAGCAAAGTCGGGAACATCCTTTGTTACAACTGAATTAGCTGCAATAACAGCACCGTTGCCAATAGTGACTCCTGGTTTTATTTTTACATTTTTCCCAATCCATACATCATTTTTAATGAAAAACTCAGGATTATGGCTAATTGGCTCTATTATAAATGGTGGATTGAAACCTATTTCGTCACTAAATTCTTGACTGTATGTTATTGGTGATGTTGTAAAACGGTCTAAAGGGTGGGGGTGACCAAACCCTTGAACATCTGGAGCAATAGAACAATAGCGACCAACCGAGCTTTTTAATGGTAGCTCAGAGTAGGAATAAGAAAATGCTCCCATTTCCCATATACTTTTGCCTTTGGGATCAAATCGGCAATTGGGCTCAACTTCAATAGGTTCATCATGAACTCTAATTCGACCATAAATATTCAAGCAAAATATATTTCGTCGTGGTTCTATATAGATGTTGTTCTCTTGAAACGCTTTTGTAAGTCCCTTTGTAATATGGATCTTTCTCATTTCAATCTTTAACTTTCAAGTAATGGCCTTTGAATATAGCGCCTTTGCATTGCTGATGGTAGCTTATTGATTTGGCTGATAAAGTTAAGGTTATTCATATTCTGGTAGGGTTTAAGGTCTACCAGAATAGAGTATTTGAAAGCTATACGTTTACATTGCATGCGGGGGCTCAATTCATATAAGCTTTTTAAGTCTTTATTCTTTTGGAATAAAGTCGCTGATTTGTTCAATCAACCGCGCAGCA is from Vibrio sp. JC009 and encodes:
- a CDS encoding CatB-related O-acetyltransferase, with translation MRKIHITKGLTKAFQENNIYIEPRRNIFCLNIYGRIRVHDEPIEVEPNCRFDPKGKSIWEMGAFSYSYSELPLKSSVGRYCSIAPDVQGFGHPHPLDRFTTSPITYSQEFSDEIGFNPPFIIEPISHNPEFFIKNDVWIGKNVKIKPGVTIGNGAVIAANSVVTKDVPDFAIVGGIPAKVIRYRFSDKEIERLLHLKWWEYNASQFEGLTASANISSSISFLEDTLCKLEKYTPQKIKI
- a CDS encoding nucleotidyl transferase AbiEii/AbiGii toxin family protein encodes the protein MTTEQEDFKALVAKAVEASKTGDSSDSRAHNQPVIEKELLHYDILFALDQAGMLDDVVFQGGTSLRLCYGSSRYSEDLDFAGGYDFNTKSLSKMKDVIEKYIGNRYGLEVTVKEPNALKEDPKYAELRIDKWQIAIITAPEQKDIAKQRIKLEVANIPAYTKSPLPLKQNYEFLPDGYRDTLVYVESLDEVMANKIISLPATKRYVRHRDIWDLMWLKQEGANIDKDLIEKKIADYKIKNFTQMLDDRIASIKDIVHGKEFDKEMSRFLSSDAYERTLGKDKFRDYLVSNLVEILSQAKRQLNNTAKDELEFKL
- a CDS encoding glycosyltransferase family 9 protein; translated protein: MKKILVIRNDKIGDFMLAWPSFAMLKKSLPECHITALVPKYTVQLAELCPWIDSVLVDPTKNGPKQEQTKLIEEIKANNFDASINLFSTTYNALLVWKARIPYRLAPATKLAQIFYNRRIKQKRSQSAKPEFEYNLDLIRAFLKDTGHQIAEPEAPYLTFAPEELTAQKQKLSEQLSISTDKKWLFIHAGSGGSANNLSLEQYAALVTGIDADKEIVLTAGPGEEQKAHELKELIEKKGSSAAVYDKNDGLVDFSRSIACADTFIAGSTGPLHIAAAIDVPTVGFFPRKRSATPLRWNPINSEGRHIAFCPPEAEDKDKQVDMSLIDINKALEEINPWAAQYLS
- a CDS encoding glycosyltransferase family 2 protein codes for the protein MSVNKPTLAVALIVKNESQHLKACLETVKGWVDEIVILDSGSTDDTEVIARQYTDKFFVNEQWPGFGPQRRLAQSHIESDYVLWLDADERVTPELKESILKAVEANKPNTLYRFARLSWVFGRYIRHCGWYPDRVLRLYPTKLTQYNDALVHEKVEVSSDMQVENLSGDAIHYTYNDMNHYLVKSAGYAKAWAEQREKKGKKSSISQGIIHAITCFLKMYVLKAGFLDGKQGFLLSLLSAHSTFVKYADLWIRTSTEPPRD
- a CDS encoding 3-deoxy-D-manno-octulosonic acid kinase: MKVIKSKKQHIWYNEELLKESPECCFDPEFWKQQNKVIGSAEGRGTTWFVQTETIPAALRHYRRGGLFGKLVKDHYLFSGWEQTRSYQEFQLLLKLIEAGVHVPKPIAARACKRNFCYQADLLSEKIANARDLVSILQKKAISKELYQKIGTEIRKMHDAQVNHTDLNIHNILIDDQEKVWIIDFDKCCVQGGGSWKLGNLERLKRSFTKEVGKRGINWNQEDWKVLVGIYSS
- a CDS encoding HipA domain-containing protein, with the protein product MTSEQLCYVWKWLKGSTEPVPAGVISVNDDGEMSFRYGRKYLERKDKEPIYAEELPLVDETFFARDIELNNFSSIRDAAPDAWGRRVIHSKLEMDPNELLSEMTYMMNSSSDRIGSIDFQSSPTEFVPRGEEQATLEELQSAADIILSGNKLPVELDKALLHGTSLGGARPKAMIIDASTKYIAKFSASNDTYDIVKSEYIAMKLAKLCGINVAEVKLVHSAGKDALLVKRFDRTELEGKGWMRHSMISGLTVLGLDESLAHYCSYPELVEKMQRLCKFFSQDARELYKRVVFNVLVGNTDDHARNHAFFVDGEQLNLTPAYDICPQSRTGGEAGHGMIIVGNSNKSSIENCLKSAPTFHIKRDDAIEIISQQITVINGNFGLLCDEIDLSDAGRRLLWKRAILNDYIFYGNEDFKELVTFSL
- the coaD gene encoding pantetheine-phosphate adenylyltransferase is translated as MTEKRFTKVLYPGTFDPITNGHLDLIERAAKMFDEVLIAVAASPSKKTLFSLEQRVELAKEVTKDLPNVSAKGFSGLLVDFANQEQSNILIRGLRTTIDFEYEFGLTNMYRRLSPNLESVFLTPSEQYTFISSTIVRETAIHGGDVAQFVPVAVNEALAEVVADI
- a CDS encoding glycosyltransferase family 9 protein; the encoded protein is MPLFSSPPESLCILRLSAIGDVCNTVAAVQAIQRQWPETKITWITGKLEAQLIHDLEGIEVVTFDKKQGWKGYRALWAQLKGRRFDALLHMQYAFRASIATLGIKAKYKLGFDSARSQDFQTLFTNVKVPSPNKTHVLDGLLAFCSTLGIEDITPQWSITYSDSDWQWATGQAIPDKRNLVIVPAASKAYKNWNAQGYVDVIHHAQSLGWHIILAGSPAQVEVDLAEQIEKSLNKPVLNLVGKSSLKEMLALLDLADLVIAPDTGPAHMANAVNTPVLGLYAHHNPDRTGPYQYRQYVVSAYEEAIKAETGKASQELSWRARVKDKSAMNRIQSDDVIAMFDKIVSDYSLRTDKPNTTEVSQ
- a CDS encoding helix-turn-helix transcriptional regulator, producing MSKTNYSFSKQTMVALEHFSGLLSVARKNKSMTVVELSDKLGVSRTTATSMLKGSPTVNIGLYFEAARILGVSLFDQEPSRLEVSKRKTQQVESLLPKRVRVKKRELDNDF